The genomic window CAGTGCGGTGGTCAGCGGCAGCGAGTAGAGGGCGATGGCGGCGAAGATCCAGCGCCAACCGACCCAGTCGTTGACCAGCACACCAGCCGGCACGCCGAACACCAGCGAACCGCTGATGCCCATGAAGATCAGGCCGATGGCTCGCCCGCGCTGCGCCGGGGGCGCCAGTTCCACCGCCAGCAGGCTGGCCTGCAGGATCAGCAGCCCGCAGCAGGCTGCCATGCCGATGCGCATCAGCAGCAGCGACCCATAGCCGGGACTCAGCGCGGCGCCTGCGTTGAAGGCGGCGAACACCAGCAGGGTGATGACCAGCAGCCGGCGACAGTCGGCGCCGCGGGTGAGCCAGCCGAGCAGCGGGGCGGCGAGGGCGAAACTCAGGGAGAACAGGCTGGTGAGCTGCCCGGCGAGGCTGAGGGAAACCTGGAGGTCGGCGGCGAGCGAGGGCAGGATGCCGGTGAGGATGGCCTCGGCGAGGCCCGCGGCGAAGGTGCAAAGGGACAGCAACAGCAGTCGAAGGTCCATGGCGGCTCCGATTCCCGGTGAGGGGTTTCGGGCACGACGCCTTCGGTTATCCCAGATGAATGTGCGGTGACGAGGGCAGGGTAGTCGAGCGGAAAACTGTATACAAGTTTCCGGGGCCGGTGGCCGGCCCCGGAGCGACCATCAGCCGATGGTGATCGGCGGCAGCGCGGGCAGTTCTATGTTGAGCTTCTCGGTCGGCGCCATGACTTCGGCCTCGCCCTTGACCACGGCCTTGCCGTCCTGGTTGAGCACCACGGTGCCGATGCGCACGCGGTTCTTCGGCAGCTTTTCCAGTACTTCCAGTTCCACCGTCAACTGGTCGCCCAGCTTCACCGGGCGGGTGAAGGCCAGGTTCTGGCCGAGGTAGATGGTGCCCGGGCCGGGCAGGGTGGTGGCGATCGCCGCGCTGATCAGCGCGCCAGTGAGCATGCCGTGGGCGATGCGCTCCTTGAACTGGGTGGTGGCGGCGTAGTCGGCGTCCAGGTGCACCGGGTTGCGGTCGCCGGAGACTTCGGCGAACAGCTGGATGTCGCGCTCGCCGACGCTGCGCTGGAAGCTGGCCTTCTGGCCGACTTCGAGTTCGTCGTAGGGAACGTTTTGCACGGTTGTCATAGGGGCTCCTCGGATTTCTCGACCTGTGGGAGGGGGCAGTGCGCGCCCAGCCAGTCGATCAGGTTGCGGGTGACCTCGTCGCGGTTGCTCTCGTTGAACAACTCGTGGCGAGCGTCGGGATAAATCGTCAGTTGGACGTCGCGAACCCCCGCCCGGGTCATCGCCTGGGCGAGATCGCGCAGGCGGCTGCCCTGGCTGACCGGGTCGCGCTCGCCGCCGATCACCATCAGCGGCAGGTCGCTGCGGATGCGCGACAGCTGTGCCACCGGGGTGATATCAGCCAGGCCGCCGAGCAGGTCGACCCACAGCTGGTTGCTGCAACGGAAGCCGCAGAGCGGGTCGGCGACATATTTGTCGACCTCGGCGGGGTCGCGGCTCAGCCAGTCGAAGGCGGTGCGGTTGGGTTTGAACGCCTTGTTGAACGAGCCGAACGACAGGAAGTCGATCAGCGCGCTGCGCCCCAGCGGGCCCTGGCGCCAGCGCTCGAAGCGGGCGATGACGCGGGCGCTCTTGTACAGCGCCACCGGCTGGTAGTTGGAGCCGGACAGCACCGCCGCCTGTACGCTGGCGCTGTGCTGCAGCAGGTAGGCGCTGCCGATGTAGCTGCCCATGCTGTGGCCGAGCAGGATGATCGGCAGGTCCGGATGCTCCTCGCGCACGTGCTGGTTGAGCGTGTGCAGGTCGCCGATCACCTTGCCCCAGCCGCCGTGGTCGGCGTAGTGGCCCAGTTCGCCGTTCTCGGCGGTGCGGCCGTGGCCGCGCTGGTCGATGGCGTAGAGGTGATAGCCGGCGGCGTTCAGCGCCAGGCCCAGGCGCTCGTAGCGGCCGCTGTGCTCGGCCATGCCGTGGGACAGCATCAGGGCCCCGCGCGACGGGCCTTCCGGTGCCCAGTGGCGGGTGTAGAGCGGTGTCTCGTCGCTGGCGGCGAGCCAGTAGGCGGCGTAGGGCATGGGGTCCATCCTGCTTGTTGTTCGTCGATTCTTGTTGGAATGGGGCCATGGAATGGGCCGGACGGGGCGATTCTGCCACGCCGGGACATTTCCTGTATGGATTGCCGATGATGCCCGGCCATCGTCGTGCAAGTCCCGTCCCAGGCGGCCATCGGCTCTATCCCGCGCCATGCCGGGGTGGTGGCGCAAGATTCACGCAGTCTATGACGCCGCCTGGAGTCTTTGCGATGACCAAAGGAACTGCTAGCTTCCGTCGAATGACCGCAATGACGGTTCGGTTTCGCTCAGGTACGAGGACAAGAATAAATGCAACCTGAATTCTGGAACGACAAACGCCCGGCCGGCGTGCCCAGCGACATAGACCTGACCGCCTACAAGTCGGTGGTGGAAGTCTTCGAGCGCTCCTGCAAGAAATTCGCCGACCGCCCGGCCTTCAGCAACATGGGCGTGACCCTGACCTATGCCGAGCTGGATCGCCTGTCCGCCGCCTTCGGCGCCTACCTGCAGAAGCACACCGACTTGAAGCCCGGCGACCGCATCGCCGTGCAGATGCCGAACATCCTGCAATACCCCATCGCCGTGTTCGGCGCCCTGCGCGCCGGGCTCATCGTGGTCAACACCAATCCGCTCTACACCGCCCGCGAAATGCGCCACCAGTTCAAGGATTCCGGCGCCCGCGCGCTGGTCTACGTGAACCTGTTCGGCAAGCTGGTGCAGGAAGTGCTCCCCGATACCGGCATCGAGTACCTGATCGAAGCGCAGATGGGCGACCTGCAGCCCGCGCTCAAGGGCCTGCTGGTCAATACCGTGGTCAAGCACGTGAAGAAGATGGTGCCGGCGTACAACCTGCCGCAGGCCGTCGCCTTCAAGTCCGCTCTGCGCCAGGGCCGCGGCCATGGCCTGCAGCCGGTCAAGGTCGGCCTGGACGACATCGCGGTGCTGCAGTACACCGGCGGCACCACCGGCGTGGCCAAGGGCGCCATGCTCACCCACGGTAACCTGGTGGCGAACATGCAGCAGGTGCACGCCTGCCTGCAGCAGCACGGGCCGGACGGCAAGCCGCTGATGCAGGTCGGCAACGAGGTGATGATTGCGCCGCTGCCGCTGTACCACATCTATGCCTTTACCGCGAACTGCATGTGCATGATGGTCAACGGCAACCACAACGTGCTCATCACCAATCCGCGCGACATTCCCGGCTTCATCAAGGAGCTGAAGAAGTGGCGCTTCTCCGCGCTGCTGGGCCTGAACACCCTGTTCGTCGCCCTGATGGACCGCCCGGAATTCAAGGAGCTGGACTTCTCCAACCTCAAGGTCACCAACTCCGGTGGCACCGCACTGGTCACCGCCACCGCCGAGCGCTGGAAATCCCTGACCGGCTGCACCGTGGTGGAAGGCTACGGCCTCACCGAAACCTCCCCGGTGGTCAGCACCAACCCCTATGGCGAGCAGGCGCGCCTGGGTACGGTCGGCATCCCGGTGCCCGGCACCGCGCTGAAGGTGATCGACGACGACGGCAATGACCTCGGTCTGGGGGAGCGCGGCGAGCTGTGCGTGAAGGGCCCGCAGGTCATGAAAGGCTACTGGCAGCGCCCGGACGCCACCGCCGAGGTGCTGGACGCCGACGGTTGGCTGCGCACCGGGGATATCGCGGTGATCGACCCGGATGGCTTCACCCGCATCGTCGACCGCAAGAAGGACCTGATCATCGTCTCCGGCTTCAACGTCTATCCCAACGAGATCGAAGACGTGGTCATGGCGCACCCGAAGGTCGCCAACTGCGCGGCGGTCGGCGTGCCGGACGAAAAATCCGGCGAGGCGGTGAAGCTGTTCGTGGTGGCCCGCGAGGGCGGCGTCACCGTCGAGGAGCTCAAGGCCTACTGCAAGGAAAACTTCACCGGCTACAAGGTACCCAAGCACATCGTGCTCAAGGATGCCCTGCCGATGACGCCGGTGGGCAAGATCCTGCGCCGGGAGCTGCGCGAGACGGCGTAAGCCTGGCGAGTGGCAAAAAAGGGGGCTGATCCGGGATCAGCCCCCTTTTTGTTTGGGCGGGGCCTGGAGCGCAGAGGCCTGGGCGATGCCGTCACCGCCGAGAACGACTTCGGCCGCCGTGAACGAACAAACCCCAGCCTCGGCTGGGGTTCCTGGCGGTCAACGCGGGCGCTGGCAGGGGCGGGTCAGCCGCCGCAGCCGCCACTGCCGCAGTTGCAGCAGCCGTCCTTCTTGCGCAGGATTTCGTAGAGATCGTCCTTGAGCTGGAGCTTCTGCTTCTTCAGCACCTCGATGGCGTCGTGGGTGGCGGGGATGATGCCGGCTTCCATGTTCTTGATCTCCTGGTCGAGATCGTTGTGGCTGTGGAAGAGCTTGGCAAAATGCGGGTCTTCGGATTTCAGGCGGGAAATTTTTTCGCGGAATTCGGGAAACATGAGGGTTCTCCAGGAGAGTGCAAAAGCACTTTGCTGGATCCGGGCCCGGCCAGTGTTGAGGTAGATCACTGAAGCGCAGCGCATTGCGCATGGGGAAGTGCCAGCGCTGCGGGCGGAAACCATTGCGCCTCGGATGGCATGCGAAATCGCCTGATTCGAACTCCGACGATTTACCCTGCGACACGGTTTGGTCCGACCTCCAGTCCCGGACTTTTTTACGGTTTCATTTCCCTGAAACCCACTTTGTCAGACAATCCAACAAGGCTGCGAGCCTTCTGGGACGGGCTTTTCCGACGAGCGGAATGAAAATGACCAGGTCCACTGTTTTCGGTCATTTTTCTTACTGGCGAGGCTGTGTTTGGTGCTGGTCGCGTTTTCCCAAAGCTGATAATCTCGGCCCGCTTTTCGCTCCCCGAGCCAGGGGAAAGCGACACAAACACAACAAAGAACCGCGAACGCGGTAAAGATGAGCTGTTGCTTAGGAGTGGGCTTCCATGACCGACAATTTCTGGAAGGACAAATACCCAGTGGGGATCGCTGCCGAGATCAACGCTGACCAGTACCCGAACATCCTCGCGGTACTCAAAGAGTCCTGCCAACGCTTTGCAGACAAGCCTGCCTTCAGCAACCTGGGCAAGACCCTGACCTACGGCGAGATGTACAAGCTCTCCGGGGACTTCGCCGCTTACCTGCAACAGAACACCGATCTCCAGCCCGGCGATCGCATCGCCGTGCAACTGCCCAACCTGCTGCAATACCCGGTCGTGGTGTTCGGCGCCATGCGCGCCGGCCTGATCGTGGTCAACACCAACCCGCTGTACACCGCGCGGGAAATGGAGCACCAGTTCAACGATTCCGGCGCCAAGGCGCTGGTGTGCCTGGCGAACATGGCGCACCTGGCCGAGGAAGTGCTGCCCAAGACCGGCATCCGCAACGTCATCGTCACCGAAGTGGGTGACATGCTGCCGCCGCTCAAGCGCTTCATCGTCAATTTCGTGGTCAAGAACATCAAGAAGATGGTTCCGGCCTACCACATCCCCAACGCGCAGAAGCTCACCGACGTGCTGGCCAAGGGCCGTGGCAAGGCGGTGAAGGAAGTCTCGCCGCACAACGACGACGTCGCCGTGCTGCAGTACACCGGCGGCACCACTGGCGTGGCCAAGGGCGCGATGCTCACCCACCGCAACCTGGTCGCCAACATGCTGCAGTGCAAGGCGCTGATGGGCGCCAACCTCAATGAAGGTTGCGAGATCCTCATCACCCCGTTGCCGCTGTACCACATCTACGCCTTCACCTTCCATTGCATGGCGATGATGCTCACCGGCAACCACAACATCCTGGTGACCAACCCGCGCGACCTGGCCAGCATGGTCAAGGAACTGTCGCAGTGGAAGTTCACCGGCTTCGTCGGCCTGAACACCCTGTTCGTCGGCCTGTGCAACAACGAAGGCTTCCGCAAGCTGGACTTCTCCGCGCTGAAGCTGACCCTCTCCGGCGGCATGGCCCTGCAACAGGCCAGCGCCGAGCGCTGGAAGGACGTCACCGGCTGCGCCATCTGCGAAGGCTACGGCATGACCGAGACCAGCCCGGTGGTGTCGGTGAACCCGTTCCAGAACATCCAGATCGGCACCATCGGCATCCCGGTTCCGTCGACCCTGTGCAAGGTCATCAGCGACGACGGCCAGGACCTGCCGCTGGGCGAGCGGGGCGAGCTGTGTGTCAAGGGCCCGCAGGTGATGAAGGGTTACTGGCAGCGCCAGGAAGCCACCGACGAGATCCTCGACAAGGACGGCTGGCTGCGCACCGGCGACATCGCGATCATCCAGGACGACGGCTACATGCGGATCGTCGACCGCAAGAAGGACATGATCCTGGTCTCGGGCTTCAACGTGTATCCCAACGAGCTCGAAGACGTGCTCGCGACCCTGCCGGGCGTGCTGCAATGCGCCGCCATCGGCATCCCGGACGAGAAGTCCGGCGAGGCGATCAAGGTCTTCGTGGTATCCAAGCCGGGCGTCACCCTGACCAAGGAGCAGGTCATGCAGCACATGCACGACAACCTCACCGGCTACAAGCGGCCCAAGTCCGTCGAGTTCCGCGACAGCCTGCCGACCACCAACGTCGGCAAGATCCTGCGTCGCGAGCTGCGCGACGAAGAGCTGAAGAAGATCAGGGCCTAAGCCCGACGAACAAGGAACCCGCCGCACGGCGGGTTTTTTGTGCCCGCCCTCATCGTCCTCCGGCCCGGGTTGCCCTGCGAAAGACGCAGGAGCCGTCGCCGGGGGGCAGCAACAGTGTCCATAACCCGCCGCGTTTTCGGAAATCACCGATATCTCCGCCGCAGCGCCGCTCGTAGTCTCGTGCGCGCTGTTCTCCCCTGTCTCGGAGTTAAAAAACGCCATGCACCTTATCTGGACGATCTGTATCGGCTTCGTCGCGGGGCTCATTGCCCGGTGGATCACGCCGGGAAGCAACCCCGTGGGGTTCTTCATCACCGCGGCCCTGGGGATTGCCGGCGCACTGCTGGCGACCTTCGCCGGCCAGGCCTTGCACTTCTACCAGCCGGGCGAGTCCACGGGCTTCATCGGCGCCGTGATCGGCGCCGTGGTCCTGCTCGCCCTCTACCACCTGTTGTTCGCCAAGAAGAGCTGAGGTAATCACCATGAGTTTGATGGATTCGTTGTTGCAGCAAGTGGTCGGTGCCGTGGGTGGCAACCTGGAAGAGCACCTGGCAAACGCGCCGGCCGGCGCGCTGGGGCAAAGCCTCACCGCCATGTTCAATTCCGATCAGACGCCGCCCTTTGCCAATACCGTCAGCCAGTTGTTCGGTCAGTCCAACGACACGCAGCGCGCGGGCATGCTGAACCAGTTGCTGGCCGCTGCCGGCCCGGCCCTGGTCGGGCAGATGATGAGCGGCGGGCTGGGCAAGGTGCTGCAACCCGGCGCCACGCAAGTGACGCCGGAGCAGGCCAGCCAACTGAGCCCCGACGATGTGCAGGCCATGGCCGCCCAGGCCGAGCAAGCCAACCCGGGCGTGGTCGAGAGCATCGGCAACTTCTACGCCCAGCACCCGACCCTGATCAAGACGCTGGGCGGCGCCGCGTTGGCGATCGCCCTGGCCAAGCTGCGCGAACACCAAGAGGCCTGAGTCTAAGTCCTCGAGGGGCTGGCGAGCGCCTGCTCGACCGGTTCCTCCGCTGACCTGGCGGGGCGCAACGCCCCGCCTAACCGGGCCACCCTGCGATCAGCATGGCGGCCCGTGCCGGTCTTTTGCGACAATTCACCCCATTGTCGCCATGACAGCCCATTCCAGGGACCGGCTTTGCACCTGCTCGCGCCGCTCCCGCCTGATGCCCGCGAAGCCGATGACCACAGACAGTACGCCGACTCCCGAACAGCTCCTGCAGCGCATGGATCACGCGATGATCCGCGACCGCCATCGCTTGCGCCGGCAGCTTCATGAACTGCGCAAGCACCCCGACGACGCCAGGTTGGCCCAGTGGGCGGAGCGCTTCCAGGCCTCCTGCGCCAAGGTCGAGGCGCGCCGCGCGAGCATCCCGCGGATTTGCTACGACGACAGCCTGCCGATCGCCGCCAAGCGCGATGAAATCAAGGCTGCGCTGGAAAAGAGCCAGGTGGTGGTGATCGCCGGCGAGACCGGTTCGGGCAAGACCACCCAGTTGCCGAAGATCTGCCTGGAGCTGGGCCGGGGTACCCATGGCCTGATCGGCCACACCCAGCCGCGCCGGCTGGCCGCGCGTAGCGTGGCGACCCGCGTTGCCGAGGAAATCGGCACGCCGCTGGGGGCATTGGTGGGTTATCAGGTGCGCTTCGAGGACCAGAGCGACGACAGCACGCTGATCAAGCTGATGACCGATGGCATCCTGCTGGCCGAGACCCAGCATGACCGCTACCTGGAACGCTACGACACGATCATCGTCGACGAAGCCCACGAACGCAGCCTGAACATCGACTTCCTGCTCGGCTTCCTCAAGACGCTGCTGCCACGCCGGCCCGACCTCAAGCTGATCATCACCTCGGCGACCATCGACCTGGAGCGCTTCTCCAGGCATTTCGGCGATGCGCCCATCGTCGAGGTGTCGGGCCGCACCTATCCGGTGGAAACCTGGTATCGCCCGCTGGCGGCGGAAGTGGACGAGGACGGCGAAGCGCTGTTCGACGACCTCTCCGTGGACCAGGGCATCCTCCGCGCGCTGGACGAGATCGCCGCCCATGAGCGCGACGTGGGCAAGCGCCCCGGCGACGTGCTGGTGTTCCTGCCTGGCGAGCGCGAAATCCGCGACGCCGCCGACATGCTGCGCAAGGCCAACCTGCGCCACACCGAGGTGCTGCCGCTCTACGCGCGCCTGACGCCGGCCGAGCAGCAGAAGATCTTCGCGCCCATGCCGGGGCGCAAGATCGTGCTCGCCACCAACGTCGCGGAAACCTCGCTGACCGTGCCCGGCATCCGCTACGTGATCGACAGCGGCACCGCGCGCATCAGCCGCTACAGCTACCGCGCCAAGGTGCAGCGCCTGCCCATCGAGGCCATTTCCCAGGCCAGCGCCAACCAGCGCAAGGGCCGTTGCGGCCGGGTCGAGCCGGGCATCTGCGTGCGCCTGTACAGCGAGGAAGACTTCAACGGCCGCCCGGCCTTCACCGATCCGGAAATCCTGCGCACCAACCTCGCGGCGGTGATCCTGCAGATGCTCCACCTGCGCCTGGGCGACATCGAGGCCTTCCCCTTCATCGAGCCGCCGGACGGCAAGGCGATCAACGACGGCTTCACCCTGCTGCAGGAGCTCTCCGCGGTGAACCGCGAAGGCCAGCTGACGCCGCTGGGCCGACAGCTGGCGCGACTGCCCATCGACCCGCGCCTGGGGCGCATGCTGCTGGAAGCGGCGCAACTGGGCAGCCTGCCGGAAGTGCTCACCGTGGCCAGCGCGCTGTCCGTGCAGGACCCGCGCGAGCGGCCGATGGACCGCCAGCAGGCCGCCGACCAGGCGCATGCGCAGTGGAAGGACCCGGACTCGGACTTCGCCGCGTTGATCAATCTCTGGCGCGGTTTCGAGGAGCAGCGCCAGGCGCTGGGCTCCAACCCGCTGCGCACCTGGTGCCGGAAGAACTTCCTGAACTACCTGCGCCTGCGTGAGTGGCGCGATGCGCACCGTCAGCTGACGCTGATCTGCCGCGAGCTGCAGCTGCCCTTCAGCAAGCCGGATGCTTCTCGTAGGAGCGAGGGGGGCGCCTCCGCTATTGCTCGCGAACAGCCCAACACCGCGAAACCCCAGGACAACAAAGGCCGTCAGCCAGCCGTCGACAAAGAAGCGAAGCAGGTTCGCGAGCAAGCTCGCTCCCACAAGGGCGGTGAGCCGGACGCGAAGCCGCGCGACATCGACTACGCCGCCGTGCACAAGGCGATCCTCTCCGGCCTGCTCAGCCAGATCGGCCAGAAGGCGGAAGAGGGTGACTACCTCGGTGCGCGCCAGCGACGCTTCTGGATTCATCCCTCCAGCGTGATCGGCCGCAAGAAGCCGCAGTGGATCATGGCCGCCGAACTGGTGGAAACCACCAAGCTGTTCGCTCGCATGGTCGCGAAGATCGAGCCGGACTGGCTGGAACCGCTGGCCGGGCACCTGGTGAAGAAGAACTACCTGGAGCCGCACTGGGAGAAACGCCGTGGCCAGGTGGTGGCCTACGAGCAGGTCACCCTGTACGGCCTGATCATCATCGGCCGCCGTGCCGTGCACTATGGCCCGATCGATCCGCCGGTCGCGCGCGAGATGTTCATCCGCGAGGCGCTGGTGCGCGGCGAGATCAACAGCCGCGCCAGATGCCTGTCGGCCAACCGCCAGTTGCTGGAGAAGCTCGACGAGCTGGAGGCCAAGGCGCGCCGGCGCGACATCCTCGCCGACGAAGAAACCCTGTTCGCCTACTACGACGAGCGCCTGCCGGCGGACATCTACCAGTCCGCCAGCTTCGAGAAATGGTACGAGCGCGAGCACCGGCAGCACCCCGACCTGCTGATCATGCGCGAGGACGATGTCCTCGCCCGTGATGCCAGCGAAGTCACCGCCGGGCTCTACCCGGACCGCCTGCGCCTGGGCGAGCTGCAACTGCCGCTCAGCTACCACTTCGAGCCCGGCCACGTGCGTGACGGCGTGACGGTGCGTGTGCCGGCGCCGCTGCTGCCGCAGCTGCCCGCCGAGCGCCTGGAATGGCTCGTGCCGGGGCTGCTGGAGGCCAAGTGCATCGAGCTGGTGCGCAGCCTGCCCAAGGCCATCCGCAAGAATTTCGTGCCGGTGCCGGACTTCGTCCGCGCCGCGTTGGGCAAGATGGTCTTTGCCGAGGGCGCGCTGTCCGAAGCGCTCGGTCGCGAGTTGCAGCGCATGACCGGCAGCCGCGTGCCGGAAGAGGCCTGGGCGGAGGCCGAGACCCAGGTGGAAAGCCACCTGCGGATGAACATCGAAGTCGTCGACGCGCGGGGCAAGTTTCTCGGCGAAGGCCGTGACCTGGCGGAGCTGACTGCGCGCTTCGCCGAGGCCAGCCAGGCAGCGCTGGCCATCCCGCAGGCGGACAAGCCGCAGAAGCCGGTGGAAGCCAAGGGCTTTGGCGAGGTGGCGGAAAGGGTCCAGCAGAAGGTCGCGGGGCTGTCGATGACGGTCTACCCGGCGCTGGTGGAAGAGGCCGGCGTGGTCAAGGAAAACCGCTTCCCGACCCAGGCCGAGGCCGACTACCAGCACCGCCGCGCCTTGCAGCGCCTGCTTCTGCAGCAGTTGGCCGAGCCGGCCAAGTTCCTGCGCAGCAAGCTGCCGGGGCAGACCGACATGGGCCTGCTCTACCGCGAGCTGGGGCGCGTCGAATCGCTGGTGGAAGACATCCTGCTGGCCAGCCTGGACAGCGCCATTCTCGACGGCGAACGCAGCCTGCCGCGCGACGGCGCCGGGCTTGCGTCCCTCGCCGAGAAGAAGCGCGGCGCCTGGACCGAGCATGCCGAGCGCATCGCCCGTCTGACCCTGGAAATCCTCAAGCTCTGGCACGGCCTGCAGAAGCGCTTCAAGGGCAAGGTCGACCTGGCCATGACGGTGCCGCTCAACGATGTGAAGGGGCAGTTGGCCCAACTGGTCTACCCCGGCTTCGTGCGCGACACGCCGCTGGAATGGCTGAAGGAATACCCGCGCTACCTGAAGGCAGTGGAACAACGCCTGGACAAGGTCGCCGGCCAGGTCCAGCGCGACCGCGTGTGGAGCGGCGAGATGGCCGGCTACTGGGAGCAGTACACGGCGCGCCTGGCCAAGCATGCCCAGGAGGGCAAGCGCGACCCGGAGCTGGTGCTGTA from Pseudomonas sp. GCEP-101 includes these protein-coding regions:
- the hrpA gene encoding ATP-dependent RNA helicase HrpA, yielding MTTDSTPTPEQLLQRMDHAMIRDRHRLRRQLHELRKHPDDARLAQWAERFQASCAKVEARRASIPRICYDDSLPIAAKRDEIKAALEKSQVVVIAGETGSGKTTQLPKICLELGRGTHGLIGHTQPRRLAARSVATRVAEEIGTPLGALVGYQVRFEDQSDDSTLIKLMTDGILLAETQHDRYLERYDTIIVDEAHERSLNIDFLLGFLKTLLPRRPDLKLIITSATIDLERFSRHFGDAPIVEVSGRTYPVETWYRPLAAEVDEDGEALFDDLSVDQGILRALDEIAAHERDVGKRPGDVLVFLPGEREIRDAADMLRKANLRHTEVLPLYARLTPAEQQKIFAPMPGRKIVLATNVAETSLTVPGIRYVIDSGTARISRYSYRAKVQRLPIEAISQASANQRKGRCGRVEPGICVRLYSEEDFNGRPAFTDPEILRTNLAAVILQMLHLRLGDIEAFPFIEPPDGKAINDGFTLLQELSAVNREGQLTPLGRQLARLPIDPRLGRMLLEAAQLGSLPEVLTVASALSVQDPRERPMDRQQAADQAHAQWKDPDSDFAALINLWRGFEEQRQALGSNPLRTWCRKNFLNYLRLREWRDAHRQLTLICRELQLPFSKPDASRRSEGGASAIAREQPNTAKPQDNKGRQPAVDKEAKQVREQARSHKGGEPDAKPRDIDYAAVHKAILSGLLSQIGQKAEEGDYLGARQRRFWIHPSSVIGRKKPQWIMAAELVETTKLFARMVAKIEPDWLEPLAGHLVKKNYLEPHWEKRRGQVVAYEQVTLYGLIIIGRRAVHYGPIDPPVAREMFIREALVRGEINSRARCLSANRQLLEKLDELEAKARRRDILADEETLFAYYDERLPADIYQSASFEKWYEREHRQHPDLLIMREDDVLARDASEVTAGLYPDRLRLGELQLPLSYHFEPGHVRDGVTVRVPAPLLPQLPAERLEWLVPGLLEAKCIELVRSLPKAIRKNFVPVPDFVRAALGKMVFAEGALSEALGRELQRMTGSRVPEEAWAEAETQVESHLRMNIEVVDARGKFLGEGRDLAELTARFAEASQAALAIPQADKPQKPVEAKGFGEVAERVQQKVAGLSMTVYPALVEEAGVVKENRFPTQAEADYQHRRALQRLLLQQLAEPAKFLRSKLPGQTDMGLLYRELGRVESLVEDILLASLDSAILDGERSLPRDGAGLASLAEKKRGAWTEHAERIARLTLEILKLWHGLQKRFKGKVDLAMTVPLNDVKGQLAQLVYPGFVRDTPLEWLKEYPRYLKAVEQRLDKVAGQVQRDRVWSGEMAGYWEQYTARLAKHAQEGKRDPELVLYRWMLEEYRVSLFAQQLGTKLPVSDKRLSKQWSQVEA
- a CDS encoding GlsB/YeaQ/YmgE family stress response membrane protein, yielding MHLIWTICIGFVAGLIARWITPGSNPVGFFITAALGIAGALLATFAGQALHFYQPGESTGFIGAVIGAVVLLALYHLLFAKKS
- a CDS encoding MaoC family dehydratase produces the protein MTTVQNVPYDELEVGQKASFQRSVGERDIQLFAEVSGDRNPVHLDADYAATTQFKERIAHGMLTGALISAAIATTLPGPGTIYLGQNLAFTRPVKLGDQLTVELEVLEKLPKNRVRIGTVVLNQDGKAVVKGEAEVMAPTEKLNIELPALPPITIG
- a CDS encoding alpha/beta hydrolase; its protein translation is MPYAAYWLAASDETPLYTRHWAPEGPSRGALMLSHGMAEHSGRYERLGLALNAAGYHLYAIDQRGHGRTAENGELGHYADHGGWGKVIGDLHTLNQHVREEHPDLPIILLGHSMGSYIGSAYLLQHSASVQAAVLSGSNYQPVALYKSARVIARFERWRQGPLGRSALIDFLSFGSFNKAFKPNRTAFDWLSRDPAEVDKYVADPLCGFRCSNQLWVDLLGGLADITPVAQLSRIRSDLPLMVIGGERDPVSQGSRLRDLAQAMTRAGVRDVQLTIYPDARHELFNESNRDEVTRNLIDWLGAHCPLPQVEKSEEPL
- a CDS encoding YdcH family protein, with product MFPEFREKISRLKSEDPHFAKLFHSHNDLDQEIKNMEAGIIPATHDAIEVLKKQKLQLKDDLYEILRKKDGCCNCGSGGCGG
- the fadD2 gene encoding long-chain-fatty-acid--CoA ligase FadD2; protein product: MQPEFWNDKRPAGVPSDIDLTAYKSVVEVFERSCKKFADRPAFSNMGVTLTYAELDRLSAAFGAYLQKHTDLKPGDRIAVQMPNILQYPIAVFGALRAGLIVVNTNPLYTAREMRHQFKDSGARALVYVNLFGKLVQEVLPDTGIEYLIEAQMGDLQPALKGLLVNTVVKHVKKMVPAYNLPQAVAFKSALRQGRGHGLQPVKVGLDDIAVLQYTGGTTGVAKGAMLTHGNLVANMQQVHACLQQHGPDGKPLMQVGNEVMIAPLPLYHIYAFTANCMCMMVNGNHNVLITNPRDIPGFIKELKKWRFSALLGLNTLFVALMDRPEFKELDFSNLKVTNSGGTALVTATAERWKSLTGCTVVEGYGLTETSPVVSTNPYGEQARLGTVGIPVPGTALKVIDDDGNDLGLGERGELCVKGPQVMKGYWQRPDATAEVLDADGWLRTGDIAVIDPDGFTRIVDRKKDLIIVSGFNVYPNEIEDVVMAHPKVANCAAVGVPDEKSGEAVKLFVVAREGGVTVEELKAYCKENFTGYKVPKHIVLKDALPMTPVGKILRRELRETA
- the fadD1 gene encoding long-chain-fatty-acid--CoA ligase FadD1; its protein translation is MTDNFWKDKYPVGIAAEINADQYPNILAVLKESCQRFADKPAFSNLGKTLTYGEMYKLSGDFAAYLQQNTDLQPGDRIAVQLPNLLQYPVVVFGAMRAGLIVVNTNPLYTAREMEHQFNDSGAKALVCLANMAHLAEEVLPKTGIRNVIVTEVGDMLPPLKRFIVNFVVKNIKKMVPAYHIPNAQKLTDVLAKGRGKAVKEVSPHNDDVAVLQYTGGTTGVAKGAMLTHRNLVANMLQCKALMGANLNEGCEILITPLPLYHIYAFTFHCMAMMLTGNHNILVTNPRDLASMVKELSQWKFTGFVGLNTLFVGLCNNEGFRKLDFSALKLTLSGGMALQQASAERWKDVTGCAICEGYGMTETSPVVSVNPFQNIQIGTIGIPVPSTLCKVISDDGQDLPLGERGELCVKGPQVMKGYWQRQEATDEILDKDGWLRTGDIAIIQDDGYMRIVDRKKDMILVSGFNVYPNELEDVLATLPGVLQCAAIGIPDEKSGEAIKVFVVSKPGVTLTKEQVMQHMHDNLTGYKRPKSVEFRDSLPTTNVGKILRRELRDEELKKIRA